The following coding sequences lie in one Apium graveolens cultivar Ventura chromosome 3, ASM990537v1, whole genome shotgun sequence genomic window:
- the LOC141713928 gene encoding uncharacterized protein LOC141713928 translates to MDDLHNIPDIEKGSDLYFFVVSMFEHKAKKNSGNTWKQQMLKLIDMNCLTIHNSDDEADDKDDFWDLVNCTIALIVEYYCTFLHKEPCMTFYQTGHKWMQEILTMNEIRCKNMFRMEKETFFKLCTDLENVYHLPSSRRMTFMEKVGIFIFIIAQGASNRHAQERFQHSGETVSHVFHEVLHAVCLLARDLIKPDDPEFKEIPPHIRNDRRYKPHFKDCIGAIDGTHIHACVPVND, encoded by the exons ATGGATGATTTACATAATATTCCTGATATAGAGAAAGGCAGTGACTTGTACTTCTTCGTTGTGTCAATGTTTGAGCATAAAGCAAAAAAGAACTCTGGAAACACTTGGAAACAGCAGATGCTAAA attaattgatatgaaTTGTCTCACTATACACAATAGTGACGATGAGGCCGATGATAAAGATGATTTTTGGGATTTGGTAAATTGCACGATTGCTTTAATTGTTGAGTATTATTGCACATTTCTCCATAAAGAACCGTGCATGACATTTTATCAAACTGGACATAAATGGATGCAAGAAATTTTAACTATGAATGAGATCAGATGCAAAAATATGTTTCGAATGGAAAAAGAAACATTTTTTAAGTTATGTACTGACTTGGAAAATGTGTATCATCTTCCATCTTCAAGGAGGATGACTTTTATGGAAAAAGTAGGAATATTTATCTTTATAATAGCCCAAGGTGCATCGAACAGGCATGCACAAGAACGTTTTCAACATTCTGGTGAAACAGTTAGTCATGTTTTTCATGAGGTTCTCCATGCAGTTTGTTTATTGGCAAGAGATTTGATAAAACCTGATGATCCTGAATTTAAAGAAATTCCACCTCACATCCGTAACGATCGTAGATATAAGCCTCATTTTAAG GATTGTATTGGTGCTATTGACGGCACTCACATACATGCATGTGTACCCGTTAATGATTAA